GTCGTACTGGGACGCATTATAGAAATAAGAGTTTTTATGCCTGCCAGGGTTTCGTAGCGAGTCTACATTGTCTACAGTGGTAAATGGCTGTCGCCCTCTAAATGTAAACTCTGTCATAGATGGCCACCTGTCCAGAGGGTACCCCGCCTATCAGCTGATCTGGGCTCCAGCACCCACCTGACCCCCACCAGAAAAGGtagttaagataatggatggactAAAGCACAATGACATGTTAATGGGTGGTTCATTTTGGTCACTGCTATGAGGAGGTACTGTAGGAGCACTAGTACCATGTGGACACAGCAGGTCACCAAAATACCATGTCAGTACTTTATGATGGTAGTTTGTTGTAAAGGTGTGCTCAGCCTTAACTCACTGTACCTGGACTGTGGTGGAATAGAAAGCATGAGGCAGCGTGGCCACCAGTGACACCACCCAGATGGCTAAACTGGCCCACTTAGCTCGAGCAGTGGCGATACTGGGGCTGTCCATACTCAGAGAGGTGACCAGGGATCGGTATCGGGCCACGCTCATGGCCGTGAGGAAGAAGACGCTGGCGTACATGTTGAGGGTGGTGACCGAGCTCACAATCTTACACATGACCCGACCGAAGGGCCAGCGGAAGTCCAGCACCGTGTCCACTGCCCAGAAGGGTAAGGTGAGGACAAACTGGAGGTCGGTCAGTGCCAGGCTCATGACGAAGCAGTCGATGGAGGAGTGGTGGTGGCCCCGGCGGCGAGAGTGGAGCAGAAAAAGCGCCAGCAGGTTGCCAACGAGCCCCAGGACGCACACAACCAGGTACACCAGGGCGATGAGAACTCGCACCTGTCAGACACACACCGTgagattttatgttttcagtgcGCACAAGGACACTAAAGCCAAGATACAACGTTAATGCATATCATTTGATTTTATGCATCCATAATTTGATATAATTTTCATGCACCTTCTTCCAGGGCATGTTATTGTGATTCATGCAAAATCCCTGActgacacaaaaaaagaaagtccaGAATAAACTTACTGCCAGGTTCGCGCTGTCTCCGTGCAGGTCCAGAGAGGACTCCTCGGAGAGGATGCGCAGCCAGCAGTTCAGTGAAAGGTTAAAAGCTGCCAGGTTGGAGGCTGCTCCTGTCGGGCTGACGAGTTTGGAGATTTCGCGctcatcctcttctcctccGCAAACGCTCACGGTGGTCGAGGGTCCAGATGCGCTGCTGTTACTTTGCATGTttctgcagagacaaaaaggacGAGTTGACGTTTTAGAAAATGaagctcctcttctcctcctcgtcCTTTCAGAATAACTTCCAGAGAGAGTGCGCAGAGGTGGATGCAGAAATCCTCATTGTCCTGTAGTGGAGAGTTCAAAGTGTGGGAGGGAGACTGGAGTTGCAGATTTTATCCGAGTGGTTTCCAAAAACCACTGTACTCACATGTCAGTGTCAGGAAGAAGTATTTAAAAGAGGCTGTTAGTCTGTCACAACCCGATTTGGACTGTTCTGCCACAAGTCAGACATGATGCAGCCACCTCTCCTGTCACTGATGCTGACAGCATCTTCGCACTGGAGGGTTTTATACCCGCTGAGCTGCTCTCTACCACTGGGTGATGCACTACCAGGGTGCGCACATGACTAGTCACCGTTAACTATTAGTTGAGGTTTCATTCTAAGttgaagcattttttttttccagtttctattaaaagataatgttttaaaaatgttttgtacacaGTACCTGATGATTCATGGGTAAACAAACATGAAGACTTGCGCAATGCTTTATAGAGGGGAAATTACTTACAAGCCTGATGTACTGCAGTACATTCAGTGTACtctgaattgtttttctttcacagtaATGGATTGCAGACACTGTAATTAATTAGACCACCGTCTTGGATGGTAtgtcaaaatgtcacattaaataCTCCTGCATATGATTTAAATCTAAACTACAGGAGATGGTGTTTTTGGAAAGGTTTCCTTAGCCTACAAGGGTTTATTAATGTGCATAGAAATTATTCATATCAGAGGAATGATGAATGACGTTTCAAACAACTTTCCATCTTGCAAGAGAGACTGCAAgagatgtgtgttttaatgtgcagTTCGTATAGGTCACTGTTAGTATGCACACAACGCGGCTTTGTGGCCAACTGTGTCTGAACAGAGAAGTAAAAAGTTGAAGACGCAGTAAAGGGAAAAGTTTAATCATTTGTTTTGGCCTCAGCAGGCCACAGTGGACTCACATTGACAGCGTGTTACCTATCAAACCCAGGAACTGCAATTTACACAACCCTTTCAACTGCGTTTTGGATTTATTACAGAACTTGTCCAACATCATCATTTGTGACACTGTGTGTCTAAGCAAACTGCAGTGCCATTTTGATCCATGTGACATTAACTAAGCGATTCTCTCCTCGAAAGTGCTGTATCAGCGTCCTATTTGAAGTCCACTCAATTGGAAACAATTTATTCCCAGTCCGTGTTTCTTTGTCTGATCTCATAAGTCAATCAGGAACGGTAATTTGTTGACACTTTCCTTTTAATACATTCCCAATATTGAGATGGATGGAAATGCAGATAAGGTTGGACTCTGATCCTCAACAGTGCTCATGAAGCGGTTAATTTTCATGCTGCTAGAGCTTTTTAAGGCGTTAAAAGTGGCGAAGAAATctagcttcattttcatccatttctctttgtttttcacttaaCAACAAAATAAGAGAGATGCACTGACATTGAGTgtctcctcctcatcacccCATTTAGTTTGAAGTGTAGATAAAACAcgaaagtgaaataaaaatggctTCAGTTGACGATGACACTGACTTTATAATATGAGGATAAGGATTATTGTATAAGAGATCATAATGGAAGGACATGGCCTGTAGTGAATGGCACTGCTGCTGATAAt
The window above is part of the Anabas testudineus chromosome 17, fAnaTes1.2, whole genome shotgun sequence genome. Proteins encoded here:
- the LOC113172208 gene encoding relaxin-3 receptor 1-like, which encodes MQSNSSASGPSTTVSVCGGEEDEREISKLVSPTGAASNLAAFNLSLNCWLRILSEESSLDLHGDSANLAVRVLIALVYLVVCVLGLVGNLLALFLLHSRRRGHHHSSIDCFVMSLALTDLQFVLTLPFWAVDTVLDFRWPFGRVMCKIVSSVTTLNMYASVFFLTAMSVARYRSLVTSLSMDSPSIATARAKWASLAIWVVSLVATLPHAFYSTTVQVSADDELCLVRFSDSDSGNWDPQVLLGLYQTQKVLLGFVVPLIVISVCYLLLLRFILSRRVVSSMVGEGVTERSECERGRHRRRSKVTRSVTIVVLSFFICWLPNQALTLWGVLIKFDMVPFSKAFYNAQAYAFPLTVCLAHANSCLNPVLYCLIRKEYRAGLKQLLLRVSHSVQNVLTLVLRGRKVQEAPLSLVMIHKELNM